One segment of Erigeron canadensis isolate Cc75 chromosome 2, C_canadensis_v1, whole genome shotgun sequence DNA contains the following:
- the LOC122586531 gene encoding MADS-box protein JOINTLESS-like isoform X1 — MAREKIKIKKIDNITARQVTFSKRRRGLLKKAQELAVLCDAEVALIIFSATGKLFEYSSSSMQDLLGKYKLHNRDKTDEPSLDLQLVEGDEVRLSKEINDKNRELSQLRGQDLQGLTIDELENLETLLQGGLSRVLQAKDEKFGNEMSSLQEKSAKLMEENKILKQQMMLILNGKRSQDNMISNPEDQGQSSESVTTNVYSCNSGPPPEDDGSDTSLKLGLPFN, encoded by the exons ATGGCAAGAgagaagataaagataaagaagatCGATAATATAACAGCAAGACAAGTGACTTTTTCTAAAAGAAGAAGAGGGCTTCTGAAGAAAGCCCAAGAACTCGCTGTTCTTTGTGATGCCGAGGTTGCTCTAATCATCTTCTCCGCCACCGGAAAACTCTTTGAGTATTCAAGTTCTAG CATGCAGGATTTGTTAGGGAAGTATAAGCTGCATAACAGGGATAAAACAGATGAGCCTTCTCTCGACCTTCAG CTAGTTGAAGGCGATGAAGTAAGATTAAGCAAGGAGATCAATGACAAAAATCGTGAACTAAG TCAATTACGAGGGCAGGACCTTCAGGGATTGACCATAGATGAACTTGAAAACTTGGAGACCCTTCTTCAAGGAGGCCTTAGCCGAGTGCTTCAAGCCAAG GATGAAAAATTTGGAAATGAGATGTCCAGCCTTCAAGAGAAG AGTGCCAAGTTAATGGAAGAGAACAAGATACTCAAACAACAA ATGATGCTGATTTTGAACGGAAAGAGGTCGCAAGATAATATGATTAGTAACCCTGAAGATCAAGGTCAATCTTCAGAGTCTGTAACTACCAACGTGTACAGTTGTAATAGCGGCCCTCCCCCCGAGGACGATGGTTCAGATACTTCTCTTAAACTAGG GTTACCATTCAACTAA
- the LOC122586531 gene encoding MADS-box protein JOINTLESS-like isoform X3 codes for MAREKIKIKKIDNITARQVTFSKRRRGLLKKAQELAVLCDAEVALIIFSATGKLFEYSSSSMQDLLGKYKLHNRDKTDEPSLDLQLVEGDEVRLSKEINDKNRELSQLRGQDLQGLTIDELENLETLLQGGLSRVLQAKDEKFGNEMSSLQEKMMLILNGKRSQDNMISNPEDQGQSSESVTTNVYSCNSGPPPEDDGSDTSLKLGLPFN; via the exons ATGGCAAGAgagaagataaagataaagaagatCGATAATATAACAGCAAGACAAGTGACTTTTTCTAAAAGAAGAAGAGGGCTTCTGAAGAAAGCCCAAGAACTCGCTGTTCTTTGTGATGCCGAGGTTGCTCTAATCATCTTCTCCGCCACCGGAAAACTCTTTGAGTATTCAAGTTCTAG CATGCAGGATTTGTTAGGGAAGTATAAGCTGCATAACAGGGATAAAACAGATGAGCCTTCTCTCGACCTTCAG CTAGTTGAAGGCGATGAAGTAAGATTAAGCAAGGAGATCAATGACAAAAATCGTGAACTAAG TCAATTACGAGGGCAGGACCTTCAGGGATTGACCATAGATGAACTTGAAAACTTGGAGACCCTTCTTCAAGGAGGCCTTAGCCGAGTGCTTCAAGCCAAG GATGAAAAATTTGGAAATGAGATGTCCAGCCTTCAAGAGAAG ATGATGCTGATTTTGAACGGAAAGAGGTCGCAAGATAATATGATTAGTAACCCTGAAGATCAAGGTCAATCTTCAGAGTCTGTAACTACCAACGTGTACAGTTGTAATAGCGGCCCTCCCCCCGAGGACGATGGTTCAGATACTTCTCTTAAACTAGG GTTACCATTCAACTAA
- the LOC122586531 gene encoding MADS-box protein JOINTLESS-like isoform X2: MAREKIKIKKIDNITARQVTFSKRRRGLLKKAQELAVLCDAEVALIIFSATGKLFEYSSSSMQDLLGKYKLHNRDKTDEPSLDLQLVEGDEVRLSKEINDKNRELSQLRGQDLQGLTIDELENLETLLQGGLSRVLQAKDEKFGNEMSSLQEKSAKLMEENKILKQQMMLILNGKRSQDNMISNPEDQGQSSESVTTNVYSCNSGPPPEDDGSDTSLKLG; the protein is encoded by the exons ATGGCAAGAgagaagataaagataaagaagatCGATAATATAACAGCAAGACAAGTGACTTTTTCTAAAAGAAGAAGAGGGCTTCTGAAGAAAGCCCAAGAACTCGCTGTTCTTTGTGATGCCGAGGTTGCTCTAATCATCTTCTCCGCCACCGGAAAACTCTTTGAGTATTCAAGTTCTAG CATGCAGGATTTGTTAGGGAAGTATAAGCTGCATAACAGGGATAAAACAGATGAGCCTTCTCTCGACCTTCAG CTAGTTGAAGGCGATGAAGTAAGATTAAGCAAGGAGATCAATGACAAAAATCGTGAACTAAG TCAATTACGAGGGCAGGACCTTCAGGGATTGACCATAGATGAACTTGAAAACTTGGAGACCCTTCTTCAAGGAGGCCTTAGCCGAGTGCTTCAAGCCAAG GATGAAAAATTTGGAAATGAGATGTCCAGCCTTCAAGAGAAG AGTGCCAAGTTAATGGAAGAGAACAAGATACTCAAACAACAA ATGATGCTGATTTTGAACGGAAAGAGGTCGCAAGATAATATGATTAGTAACCCTGAAGATCAAGGTCAATCTTCAGAGTCTGTAACTACCAACGTGTACAGTTGTAATAGCGGCCCTCCCCCCGAGGACGATGGTTCAGATACTTCTCTTAAACTAGGGTAA